GAATAGGTCAAGGCAGGTATTGCTTTTTTACGATTCTCTGTCATTATGCACCCAGACTAGTACTCGAAGGAGGTGCATCATGCACCAAGACCTCAAGCGGGTACGGAAAATCATCCGGGCCCACAAATACCGCTCGCAGCTTAATGCGAGAATCATTTCCATCTTTGCTGAAGGTTCGCACGAGCATCAGGAACTCATGGGTGCACTAGATGATGTTGCCGCCACACACGACAAAGGACGTCGCGATGACGGTCAGTTTCTGAAGTCGCACGAGTACGCCATGCTGGCGATTGCACTTGTGTATTGCAGGATTCGCGACCTAGCAACGCTTCTGGCGATTGTCTACCACGATATGTACGAAGACTACCCAGACATCTGGCCTCTTTCTAAGATTGAAAGGAAGCGTGGTGCAGAGGTGGCGCAACTTGTAGACAGTGTCAGCAAACCCCCGAAGGAGGATTACGCTACCGAGGAAGATCATGATGAAGCGGTCTTC
The nucleotide sequence above comes from Candidatus Nomurabacteria bacterium. Encoded proteins:
- a CDS encoding HD domain-containing protein; protein product: MHQDLKRVRKIIRAHKYRSQLNARIISIFAEGSHEHQELMGALDDVAATHDKGRRDDGQFLKSHEYAMLAIALVYCRIRDLATLLAIVYHDMYEDYPDIWPLSKIERKRGAEVAQLVDSVSKPPKEDYATEEDHDEAVFAKVRAGGIKAMQIKCIDRLHNLLTLVGEVKKKTRKILQTVQHVMPIACEISFLIPELVAALGEQSVYLTSKVPAH